One part of the Kryptolebias marmoratus isolate JLee-2015 linkage group LG13, ASM164957v2, whole genome shotgun sequence genome encodes these proteins:
- the nrip1b gene encoding nuclear receptor-interacting protein 1 — protein MTHGEEPGPETHKDSAVLTYLEGLLMHPVVAGPGATAGGRSEAVHSNHEQGNKVGSSFPLTNHGREAPKAGTNGPTLGSSQHLKKARLLRSEAWNDPGNQRMSSPSVELNGQVGGLQNGTLEESPHAGESTLLASLLQSFSSRLQSVAMSQHSNKPTSECPSPSKAPAADREPLPVYGTASSHLKGLMRKSKLQNHNNTPYSRRGHSQDRPPESPRSAHSATPPAASTTAESVSCAERLKAVANMVKIRSSPAPSPKPSVACSQLALLLSSEAHLQQYSREHALKAQLSGRSASERLAAMANQQHGQDKRPPSVGGTPDTLSSLTTQNGMTTTTTVTTTLPRTAVSSPQSPSLLQSHNQSSPPTPPNAPSQPPREKRGFDTRPTRPPQTCSSLLLLLLNNHNNQKQLTKNGHLEDISDLLPQSGSSSVTSDSECSTHERSITKDNSDAESSYSSCSPIDLSMRGRGSVQDTRPKNPPPSTLSSTSTLSSSMTAFSSTPGFSLQATTQSSTTSLSPSSLTVSSASTATFSSSSSSSFSTSSLDKLTQSLLNKWKPEPSRSNVSINKDPEMSPDLKSQPKVTLMQLLLERKNNEMANKSSGKQDLPLDITMATMSRGQQKGLLPWEESRTRSPIERPVGPPQSLYSLSRDPSGALSPYSYPSPHVQSSPLDLCKSKTFPAEKASEPAFSASKLLQNLAQCGTTSSSSPPISSGKGLGQELDANRPLALLERLNAPLPRTTTTPLSDGASGSGTPFSHKEASPPSSQIENLLERRTVLQLLLGTGSAGTSSSRKDRPIGSDRRNTEVAVGCYEKSPSTSVLCDSSNGPLLDVKVKSEILEEVGPSSIKSEDLSSRKKLSVCEKKSQLSDSHQDFKTEPRPAEVVAKYGLLSQLLKQQTATYYTSTAVQAESQFVQVKEEQRDYPSPSPKRRCICPEQTDVLNNVGSPKAVDSGNTNMPASPTVQVELEHQRGLKEDEVPPSETLTRESRGFNVLKQLLLSDNCLKELSQQQRGAPSPTVLQANSKANGNILNQPAHNHNFLHLPNWPPHGSFNSGLPNHLRPLPSHSSGNSPIRTPWIRQPAPWPVAQKREPPTLVKQEPQSPVQWSSQENEGEEEGCESNPDSPRLSRSNPILYYMLQKGSIHLRKEARSQTEGALPLVRVKEEEISDMHGYECSLSSTPQSPQHNDKHSHESQGLSQSSQ, from the coding sequence ATGACTCATGGGGAGGAGCCTGGCCCTGAGACACACAAggattcagctgttttaacttATCTGGAAGGTTTACTGATGCATCCAGTGGTGGCCGGGCCTGGGGCCACGGCAGGCGGGAGGTCTGAGGCTGTCCACAGCAATCATGAGCAGGGCAACAAAGTGGGCAGTTCCTTCCCACTAACAAACCATGGCCGAGAAGCACCTAAGGCTGGAACCAATGGGCCCACACTAGGATCCTCGCAGCACCTGAAGAAAGCTCGCTTGCTGCGCTCTGAAGCCTGGAATGATCCAGGGAACCAGCGGATGAGTTCACCCTCAGTGGAACTAAATGGTCAAGTGGGAGGCCTGCAAAATGGAACTCTAGAGGAATCTCCTCATGCAGGCGAGAGCACCCTGTTGGCTTCTCTGCTTCAGTCATTCAGCTCACGACTTCAGAGTGTGGCAATGTCTCAGCACTCAAACAAACCCACCAGTGAGTGTCCCTCTCCATCCAAGGctccagcagcagacagagagcCTCTACCTGTTTATGGGACAGCCTCAAGCCACTTGAAAGGCCTAATGAGGAAGAGCAAACTCCAGAATCACAATAACACCCCTTATAGTCGCCGGGGACACAGTCAGGACAGACCCCCAGAGTCCCCTCGTTCAGCACACAGTGCCACACCTCCTGCTGCTTCCACAACAGCTGAATCGGTGTCCTGTGCCGAACGTTTGAAGGCAGTGGCAAACATGGTGAAAATTCGTTCTAGCCCAGCACCCTCCCCGAAGCCCAGCGTGGCCTGCAGTCAGCTTGCTCTGCTGCTGTCCAGCGAAGCCCACCTCCAACAGTACTCCAGAGAGCACGCCCTCAAAGCCCAGCTCTCAGGAAGATCTGCCAGCGAGAGACTAGCTGCCATGGCAAACCAGCAACATGGCCAGGACAAAAGGCCACCAAGTGTGGGGGGGACTCCAGACACACTGAGCTCCCTAACTACTCAAAATGGaatgacaacaacaaccacagtaACAACAACACTCCCTCGAACAGCCGTGTCCAGTCCACAGAGCCCCTCTCTGCTGCAAAGCCACAACCAAAGTTCCCCACCTACTCCCCCCAACGCTCCAAGCCAGCCTCCCAGAGAGAAGCGAGGCTTTGACACGCGTCCAACTCGCCCACCACAAACGTGCAGCAGCTTGTTGCTCCTTCTGCTGAACAACCACAACAACCAGAAGCAGCTGACCAAGAATGGCCACCTGGAGGATATCAGTGACCTTCTGCCTCAAAGTGGCTCCTCTTCTGTCACATCAGACAGCGAGTGCTCCACTCATGAAAGAAGCATTACCAAGGACAACAGTGATGCTGAAAGTTCCTATTCCAGCTGTTCCCCGATTGATCTCTCCATGAGAGGTCGTGGCAGTGTACAAGATACAAGGCCCAAAAATCCACCTCCTTCTACCTTGTCTTCCACCTCCACACTCTCTTCTTCTATGACAGCATTTTCCTCCACCCCAGGATTCTCTCTTCAAGCCACTACTCAGTCCTCCACCACATCTCTTTCACCTTCCTCTTTGACTGTGTCCTCTGCTTCCACTGCTActttttcatcatcatcatcctcttccTTTTCTACCTCCTCCCTGGACAAGCTTACACAGTCTTTACTAAACAAGTGGAAGCCAGAGCCATCAAGATCAAATGTCTCCATCAACAAGGACCCAGAAATGAGTCCAGACCTTAAATCTCAACCTAAGGTCACTCTCATGCAGCTTCTTCTTGAACGCAAAAATAATGAGATGGCTAATAAAAGCAGTGGTAAACAGGATTTGCCACTTGATATAACTATGGCCACCATGTCCCGGGGCCAACAGAAGGGGCTGCTGCCTTGGGAAGAGAGCAGAACAAGAAGCCCCATAGAAAGACCTGTAGGCCCACCCCAGTCCCTCTATTCTCTTAGCCGAGACCCAAGTGGTGCACTCTCTCCATATTCGTACCCCTCTCCCCATGTCCAGTCCAGCCCACTTGATTTGTGTAAGTCTAAAACCTTCCCTGCTGAGAAGGCTTCAGAGCCAGCCTTCAGTGCTAGTAAACTGTTACAGAATCTGGCTCAGTGTGGCAcaacctcttcctcctccccacCCATTTCTTCTGGCAAAGGGTTGGGTCAGGAGCTTGATGCCAACAGACCCCTTGCTCTGTTGGAAAGGCTCAATGCTCCACTGCCCAGGACCACCACTACTCCACTGTCAGATGGAGCCTCCGGCAGTGGCACTCCTTTCAGTCACAAGGAAgcttctcctccttcctcacAGATCGAGAACCTTCTAGAAAGGCGCACTGTGCTCCAGCTCCTTCTAGGAACTGGGTCTGCTGGCACTTCATCCAGCCGCAAAGATAGGCCTATTGGGAGTGACAGGAGGAATACAGAGGTAGCTGTGGGGTGCTATGAGAAAAGCCCTTCCACCTCTGTCCTCTGTGACAGCTCTAATGGGCCTCTTTTAGATGTAAAGGTAAAATCAGAGATCTTGGAAGAGGTGGGACCATCATCTATCAAATCTGAAGAtctgagcagcagaaagaaactgAGTGTCTGTGAGAAGAAAAGCCAACTCTCCGACTCTCATCAGGACTTCAAAACAGAACCACGACCAGCAGAGGTCGTAGCTAAATATGGCCTCCTCAGCCAGCTTCTCAAACAACAGACTGCTACCTATTATACCAGCACTGCTGTGCAGGCTGAGTCACAGTTCGTACAGGTTAAAGAGGAGCAGAGGGATTATCCAAGCCCCAGCCCTAAGAGGAGATGCATCTGCCCTGagcaaacagatgttttaaataatgttgGCTCTCCAAAAGCAGTGGACAGTGGTAACACAAACATGCCTGCATCTCCTACTGTTCAGGTGGAACTTGAGCACCAGAGGGGTCTGAAGGAAGATGAGGTTCCACCAAGTGAAACCCTCACCAGAGAGAGTCGTGGCTTCAATGtgctgaagcagctgctgctttctgaCAACTGTCTGAAAGAGCTCTCCCAGCAGCAACGGGGGGCGCCTAGTCCCACAGTCCTGCAGGCCAACAGCAAAGCCAACGGGAACATTCTCAATCAGCCTGCTCATAATCACAATTTTCTCCATCTGCCCAACTGGCCCCCCCATGGCTCCTTCAACTCAGGGCTTCCAAATCACCTAAGACCATTGCCGTCCCATTCCTCAGGCAACAGTCCCATCCGCACCCCCTGGATCCGACAGCCAGCTCCATGGCCTGTCGCTCAAAAACGGGAGCCCCCTACTCTTGTCAAACAGGAGCCTCAGAGCCCTGTCCAGTGGAGTAGTCAGGAGAACGAAGGCGAGGAGGAAGGTTGTGAGTCAAACCCGGACTCCCCGCGACTCTCACGGTCCAACCCCATCCTGTATTACATGTTGCAGAAGGGGAGCATCCACCTGAGGAAAGAGGCACGCAGTCAGACGGAAGGAGCCCTGCCTCTAGTCAGAGTTAAAGAGGAGGAGATCAGTGACATGCACGGCTATGAATGCAGCCTGAGCTCCACCCCTCAATCACCACAACATAATGACAAGCACAGCCATGAGAGTCAGGGCCTGAGCCAGtcatcacagtaa